One Desulforegula conservatrix Mb1Pa genomic window carries:
- a CDS encoding tyrosine-type recombinase/integrase, which produces MATQALEILKELHTVTGSGKYLFPANGKPGQHMSENTINQALRRMGYSSEDMTGHGFRAMARTILDEVLQVRPDFIEHQLAHAVRDPLGRAYNRTSHLEERRKMMQKWADYLDGLKAGAKVIPFKAQA; this is translated from the coding sequence TTGGCGACTCAGGCTTTAGAAATACTGAAAGAGCTTCACACTGTCACAGGAAGCGGCAAATATCTTTTCCCAGCCAATGGAAAGCCAGGCCAACACATGAGCGAAAATACCATCAATCAGGCGTTAAGGCGCATGGGGTATTCAAGCGAGGATATGACAGGGCACGGATTTAGGGCAATGGCAAGAACCATTCTTGATGAAGTGTTGCAGGTACGGCCTGATTTCATAGAACACCAGCTCGCACATGCTGTGAGAGATCCTTTGGGAAGGGCTTACAACAGAACGTCACATCTTGAGGAAAGGCGCAAGATGATGCAGAAATGGGCCGATTACCTGGACGGACTCAAGGCAGGGGCAAAGGTTATCCCATTCAAGGCCCAGGCCTGA